A genome region from Tachyglossus aculeatus isolate mTacAcu1 chromosome 1, mTacAcu1.pri, whole genome shotgun sequence includes the following:
- the LOC119926746 gene encoding transmembrane epididymal protein 1A-like, whose translation MGNFLGHLCPALSFLILGLFYAVRLSQALLKGQRFQSIPLVQRGRGAWGWLGRVPLDGAGKALCGTAILLGELFYPPGTNKLVLLDLGDPARPFLFPSEWQHVTMFGFFALSGWVDLVSWVWLARRQEGLERAALALAFHVLALLLLTHSQGKDPVENRVHFLLLLPAFLMALVLTLELWAPDQPQLWVAKTWLLLVQGSWLLQIAFMLYRPPTGQPWRGDNPADLMFLSTFFCWHLALDMGLLAAVYGLSGLRHRHGSPRAGEKGLGYRRCHLGPLDEELQKLEVEVGKMERGPIFGAGLLEI comes from the coding sequence ATGGGCAACTTCCTGGGGCACCTGTGCCCGGCCCTGTCCTTCCTGATCCTCGGGTTGTTCTACGCGGTGCGGCTGTCCCAGGCGCTGCTGAAGGGCCAGAGGTTCCAGTCCATCCCTCTCGTCCAGCGGGGCAGAGGGGCGTGGGGCTGGCTAGGCCGCGTGCCCCTCGACGGCGCGGGGAAGGCCCTCTGCGGCACCGCCATCCTCCTGGGAGAGCTCTTCTACCCTCCCGGGACCAACAAGCTGGTCCTGCTGGACTTGGGGGATCCCGCCCGGCCCTTCCTGTTCCCGAGCGAGTGGCAGCACGTCACCATGTTCGGCTTCTTTGCCCTGAGCGGCTGGGTGGACCTGGTGAGCTGGGTCTGGCTGGCCAGGCGGCAGGAGGGGCTGGAGCGggcggccctggccctggccttccACGTGTTGGCCCTGCTGTTGCTCACCCACTCTCAGGGCAAGGATCCCGTGGAGAACAGGGTGcactttctgctgctgctgcccgcctTCTTGATGGCCCTGGTGCTTACTCTTGAGCTGTGGGCTCCCGACCAGCCCCAGCTCTGGGTGGCCAAGACCTGGCTGCTCCTGGTGCAGGGCTCGTGGCTGCTCCAAATCGCCTTCATGCTCTACCGGCCACCCACGGGCCAGCCCTGGCGAGGGGACAACCCTGCGGACCTTATGTTTCTCTCCACCTTCTTCTGCTGGCACCTGGCCCTGGACATGGGGCTCCTGGCCGCCGTCTACGGACTGTCTGGGCTCCGGCATCGCCACGGCTCGCCCCGGGCTGGGGAAAAAGGCCTGGGGTATAGGCGGTGCCACCTGGGCCCACTGGATGAGGAGCTGCAGAagctggaggtggaggtggggaagatggagaggggcccCATTTTTGGGGCAGGGCTATTGGAGATCTGA
- the LOC119926755 gene encoding transmembrane epididymal protein 1A-like, protein MATFLGHVLPGLVFLLFGLYHALLASRAMLRGQRLLTPPRPPRSQTGASWLQRVPAEGLFKALCSMTFILTEFFYPPGANRLQLLDWEDPARPFLHQDEWQHFTMYAFFMVSGWVDVLSQTWPARRREGVERVALALAFHVLTLLLLSHSQGKNALESQVHGLALLPAGLLSLVLTLEIWAPDQPRLWIARSWLVMVLGSWLLQTGFVLYRPPSGRPWQTDNPSELMFLTTFFCWHLALCASLLTAVYVLCALWHHHPPAWSGEKGGSYQLCPGGPHDEEFQKFKDEAGLPEKGV, encoded by the coding sequence ATGGCCACGTTCCTAGGGCATGTCCTCCCGGGGCTGGTCTTTCTCCTGTTCGGACTCTACCATGCCCTGCTTGCATCCCGGGCAATGCTGAGGGGCCAGCGGCTCTTGACGCCCCCGCGCCCTCCCCGCAGCCAGACGGGGGCAAGTTGGCTGCAGCGGGTGCCAGCCGAGGGCCTGTTTAAGGCCCTCTGCAGCATGACCTTCATCCTGACCGAGTTCTTCTATCCTCCCGGAGCCAACCGCCTGCAGCTTCTGGACTGGGAAGACCCGGCTCGGCCGTTCCTGCATCAGGACGAATGGCAGCACTTCACCATGTACGCCTTCTTCATGGTCAGCGGCTGGGTGGACGTGCTGAGCCAGACCTGGCCGGCGCGGCGGCGCGAGGGGGTGGAGCgggtggccctggccctggctttCCACGTGCTGACCTTGCTGCTGCTCTCCCACTCCCAGGGTAAGAACGCTTTGGAGAGCCAGGTTCACGGCTTGGCGCTGCTGCCCGCCGGCCTCCTGAGCCTGGTACTGACCCTGGAGATCTGGGCTCCCGACCAGCCCCGGCTCTGGATTGCTAGATCCTGGCTCGTCATGGTGCTCGGCTCCTGGCTGCTCCAGACGGGCTTCGTGCTCTACCGCCCGCCTTCCGGGCGGCCCTGGCAAACCGACAACCCCTCTGAACTCATGTTTCTCACCACTTTTTTTTGCTGGCACCTGGCACTGTGTGCCTCCCTCCTGACGGCTGTTTACGTCCTCTGCGCCCTctggcaccaccaccctccagCCTGGTCCGGGGAAAAGGGGGGCAGCTACCAGCTCTGTCCCGGGGGCCCCCATGACGAGGAGTTCCAGAAGTTCAAGGATGAGGCTGGTTTGCCAGAAAAGGGGGTTTAG